From the Mesoaciditoga lauensis cd-1655R = DSM 25116 genome, the window GGAAGATTATGGCGCGTGCACCAGAGGCGAAAGATGTGATCTTAGAAGCGGATATAGACATTTCAGCTTCACGTGATAAACATCTTAATTCCATGAACGACATCTTCAAAGATAGGAGGCCGGGCTTCTATACCATGTGAATTGTTTTCTATGTATTTCTGCACTTCATTTACTCAACCTGTGCGTCAATGTTATAAAGTATTTCAAAAAGGGATTAAACCTTACCTTCGAAAAAATGTCCTTCATAATGTTTACGCACAACATGAGTTCATTTATTCCTTCCCCATTAGGATGAGATGAGGGCCAACGAAGTTGACGATGAGGGTTCATTTTTCATCTTGAATTTCTAGAATCCTCTTGACATACATCAAGAGAAGATATGGGTGTTTTTGTACGCTATTACTTCCATCGCTTTTTTTCTATTTCCGTTGCAAGAGATAAAACGAGGGGCTTCTTTGAAGAGAAGGTCAAAGCCGTGTGAAGCATACAGGTCTACTATCCTTTTGGTTGCCTGGTTTGAGAGAATTAAGGGGTTGTCAAAGGTACAAAGGTACTCAACCAATCTTACCTGATCTTTCCAGGTAAAACCGCCTGCGTTGTAATGTGTAAACTCCACATCGTAAGGCGGATCCGCATAAACAACGGCTTTTTTTGGAATCTTCACTTTTTCAAAATCCTCGTTTGTGAATTTCCATTTTTTGAACAATTCCGCGTACGATTCTACATCAAAAGTGTAGTTAATGGATTTGTACTTTCCAAATGGCGTGTTGAAAAATCCCTTCGTGTTGAACCTCATAAGGCCGTTGTAA encodes:
- a CDS encoding DNA adenine methylase; amino-acid sequence: VFYENRKMFNELIAQKRENTPEAAALFYYLNKTAYNGLMRFNTKGFFNTPFGKYKSINYTFDVESYAELFKKWKFTNEDFEKVKIPKKAVVYADPPYDVEFTHYNAGGFTWKDQVRLVEYLCTFDNPLILSNQATKRIVDLYASHGFDLLFKEAPRFISCNGNRKKAMEVIAYKNTHIFS